In Periplaneta americana isolate PAMFEO1 chromosome 3, P.americana_PAMFEO1_priV1, whole genome shotgun sequence, the following are encoded in one genomic region:
- the Dek gene encoding protein DEK isoform X3, protein MPAILQRSVSLKMSTDKDSTKSEETKMEDVKEESTEDDKEASENEEKEKETPKKKAAKAKEVKKEEKSEEEEEEEEDDDEEEDGDDVDGEDGKSGGDGKVPLLDQPLQLSGTRERKKVQRFTEEFKSEPKDAVVIEIPEGKGTPLGDIPRIDAVLQRYKSDELKALHRVLFNRVGKSTMIKKNLRKFNGFDFDKESDQYDKKKHFVQKLEVRVLKSLCGMLDLEKKGNREEIAERIVLFLLEPKDSGKPVPPPRPKRSSAVKANSKGYSESEDDEKRPARSRRGKAKRTNLKEDSSSESEKERSSREKRKAKDSDKEKESEDEADEDESPATSDEDEPKSKKKKGKAPAANAKKASAKKANAKKTTNKKAEKKPTPKKRKSGSKSDDESSSEDEPLSKKTKAPPTLIST, encoded by the exons ATGGAGGATGTGAAAGAAGAAAGTACTGAAGATGATAAGGAAGCCAGCGAAaatgaagaaaaggagaaagaaactCCAAAGAAGAAAGCAGCTAAGGCAAAAGAAGTGAAAAAGGAGGAAAAAagcgaagaggaagaagaggaggaggaggatgatgatgaagaggagGATGGTGACGATGTGGATGGTGAAGATGGGAAGAGTGGTGGAGATGGGAaag TTCCATTGTTGGATCAGCCTCTTCAACTGTCTGGTACACGAGAAAGGAAAAAGGTTCAGCGTTTTACAGAAGAATTCAAGTCAGAACCTAAAGATGCTGTGGTGATAGAGATTCCAGAAGGGAAGGGAACTCCTCTGGGTGACATACCCCGTATTGATGCTGTGCTTCAG AGATACAAATCGGATGAGCTGAAAGCTCTTCACAGAGTCCTCTTCAATCGTGTCGGCAAATCAACAATGATTAAAAAGAATCTTCGCAAGTTCAATGGCTTCGACTTCGACAAGGAGTCAGATCAGTATGACAAGAAAAAACACTTTGTACAAAA ATTGGAAGTAAGGGTGCTGAAGAGCTTGTGTGGGATGTTGGACTTGGAGAAGAAGGGTAATCGTGAAGAAATAGCAGAGAGAATTGTCCTGTTCTTGTTGGAGCCGAAAGATTCTGGGAAACCTGTACCACCACCCAGACCAAAAAGGAGCAGTGCAGTTAAAGCCAACAGCAAAGGTTACTCTGA ATCAGAAGATGATGAAAAGCGTCCAGCTAGGTCACGTCGTGGGAAAGCAAAGAGAACGAATCTGAAAGAAGATTCATCATCTGAATCAGAAAAGGAGCGCAGTTCTCGTGAGAAGAGAAAGGCTAAAGACTCTGACAAAGAAAAGGAGAGTGAAGATGAAGCAGATGAGGATGAATCTCCAGCCACCAGTGATGAGGAT GAGCCCAAATCTAAGAAGAAGAAAGGCAAAGCACCTGCAGCAAATGCAAAGAAAGCAAGTGCTAAAAAGGCTAACGCTAagaaaacaacaaataagaaagcTGAAAAGAAACCTACACCCAAGAAGAGGAAATCTGGAAGCAAGAGTGACGACGAATCTTCATCTGAAGACGAACCTCTTTCAAAAAAGACCAAGGCACCACCAACA